A window from Listeria seeligeri serovar 1/2b str. SLCC3954 encodes these proteins:
- the ftsH gene encoding ATP-dependent zinc metalloprotease FtsH, with protein sequence MNRFFRNAIFYVIIFLVIIGIVASFNSNKEAAKDISYTEFMSKLEDGKVKSLTIQPDRSVYTIKGEFKSSDKSSSDDKKTGLGQSKTSSTEFTTYALNSDTSLEDLQSTVTKEGVKMDVEPAKQNSGWVTFLTSIVPFVIIFILFFFLMSQSQGGGGGKVMSFGKSKAKLYNDDKKKVRFTDVAGADEEKQELVEVVEFLKDPRKFAELGARIPKGVLLVGPPGTGKTLLARAVAGEAGVPFFSISGSDFVEMFVGVGASRVRDLFENAKKNAPCIIFIDEIDAVGRQRGAGMGGGHDEREQTLNQLLVEMDGFGGNEGIIIIAATNRADVLDPALLRPGRFDRQIMVDRPDVKGREAVLRVHARNKPLAKSVDLQAIAQRTPGFSGADLENLLNEAALVAARSDKKEIDMSDLDEASDRVIAGPAKKNRVISEKERRTVAYHEGGHVIVGMVLDEAEVVHKVTIVPRGQAGGYAVMLPKEDRFLMTKAELMDRITGLLGGRVAEEVTFGEVTTGASNDFERATELARRMVTEWGMSDKIGPLQFTSGNGQVFMGRDFGSDKGYSDKIAYEIDTEVQSLIRYCYDRAKTIITEHQEQHKLIAETLLKVETLDARQIRSLFDDGVMPPDIDTIDVEAEYPSEKEELVGKSFEEEKEELKHEEHAVEKQDEPKEVTTEDAPNIEQTPNDKKDE encoded by the coding sequence ATGAACAGGTTTTTTAGAAATGCAATATTTTATGTCATCATATTCCTTGTTATTATCGGAATCGTTGCATCGTTCAATTCAAATAAAGAGGCAGCGAAAGATATTAGCTACACGGAATTTATGAGTAAACTAGAAGATGGAAAAGTTAAATCACTTACCATCCAGCCAGACCGAAGTGTTTATACAATCAAAGGAGAATTTAAATCAAGCGATAAAAGTTCTTCTGACGACAAAAAAACCGGTCTTGGTCAAAGCAAAACTAGCAGTACAGAATTTACAACTTACGCTTTAAATAGTGATACTTCACTTGAAGATTTACAATCAACTGTAACTAAAGAAGGCGTGAAAATGGATGTAGAGCCAGCTAAGCAAAATAGTGGCTGGGTTACTTTCTTAACTTCCATCGTTCCATTTGTAATTATCTTCATCTTATTCTTCTTCCTAATGAGCCAGTCTCAAGGTGGTGGCGGCGGTAAAGTAATGAGCTTTGGTAAGAGTAAAGCCAAACTTTACAACGACGATAAGAAGAAAGTTCGCTTTACTGATGTAGCAGGAGCGGACGAGGAGAAACAAGAACTTGTCGAAGTAGTGGAATTCCTAAAAGACCCACGCAAATTTGCGGAACTCGGTGCTCGTATTCCAAAAGGTGTCCTGTTAGTAGGTCCTCCAGGTACTGGTAAAACCTTGCTAGCTCGTGCAGTTGCAGGTGAAGCAGGCGTACCATTCTTCTCAATCTCAGGTTCTGACTTTGTAGAAATGTTCGTCGGCGTCGGTGCAAGCCGTGTCCGTGATTTATTCGAAAATGCGAAGAAAAATGCTCCATGTATCATTTTCATTGATGAAATTGATGCAGTTGGTCGTCAACGTGGTGCTGGAATGGGCGGCGGTCATGATGAACGTGAACAAACCCTAAACCAATTACTAGTTGAAATGGATGGTTTTGGCGGTAATGAAGGAATTATCATCATTGCAGCAACTAACCGTGCCGACGTACTTGACCCAGCGCTTCTTCGTCCAGGCCGTTTTGACCGTCAAATTATGGTTGATCGTCCAGATGTAAAAGGTCGTGAAGCAGTACTTCGTGTTCATGCTCGTAACAAACCACTTGCAAAAAGTGTTGACTTACAAGCAATCGCGCAACGCACACCAGGATTTTCTGGTGCTGATTTAGAAAACTTACTAAATGAAGCAGCCTTAGTAGCCGCTCGTTCTGATAAAAAAGAAATAGACATGAGCGATTTAGATGAAGCAAGTGACCGCGTAATTGCCGGACCTGCCAAGAAAAATCGTGTCATTTCCGAAAAAGAACGCCGCACAGTTGCCTATCATGAAGGCGGTCACGTAATCGTCGGAATGGTACTTGATGAAGCGGAAGTAGTTCATAAAGTTACGATCGTCCCTCGTGGACAAGCTGGCGGTTATGCCGTAATGCTACCAAAAGAAGATAGATTCCTAATGACGAAAGCTGAGTTAATGGACCGTATTACTGGTCTACTTGGTGGACGTGTTGCCGAAGAAGTTACTTTTGGAGAAGTAACAACTGGTGCAAGTAATGACTTTGAACGTGCAACAGAACTTGCTCGCCGCATGGTAACAGAATGGGGTATGAGTGATAAGATTGGGCCGCTTCAATTCACTTCTGGCAATGGTCAAGTATTTATGGGCCGTGACTTCGGTAGCGACAAGGGCTATTCAGACAAAATCGCTTACGAAATCGACACAGAAGTTCAAAGTTTAATACGCTACTGTTATGACCGCGCTAAAACAATCATTACTGAACACCAAGAACAACACAAACTTATCGCGGAAACATTACTAAAAGTAGAAACTTTAGATGCTCGCCAAATCCGTTCCCTATTTGATGATGGGGTAATGCCTCCAGATATCGATACGATTGACGTAGAAGCAGAGTATCCTTCCGAAAAAGAAGAACTAGTTGGTAAATCTTTTGAAGAAGAAAAAGAAGAATTAAAACATGAAGAACATGCAGTAGAAAAGCAAGATGAACCAAAAGAAGTAACTACGGAAGATGCTCCAAATATAGAGCAAACGCCAAACGATAAAAAAGATGAATAA
- a CDS encoding type III pantothenate kinase, with translation MILVIDVGNTNCTVGVYKQQKLLRHWRMTTDRHRTSDELGMTVLNFFSHANIAPADIQGIIISSVVPPIMHAMETMCVRYFNIRPLIVGPGIKTGLNVKVDNPREIGSDRIVNAVAASAEYGTPVIVVDFGTATTFCYIDESGVYQGGAIAPGIMISTEALYNRAAKLPRVDIAESSQIIGKSTVASMQAGIFYGFVGQCEGIINEMKKQSNSSPVVVATGGLARMITEKSSTVDILDPFLTLKGLELLYRRNKPTTEK, from the coding sequence ATGATACTTGTAATTGATGTTGGAAATACGAATTGTACTGTCGGGGTTTACAAGCAGCAAAAACTTTTAAGGCATTGGCGGATGACAACTGATCGCCACCGCACATCTGATGAACTTGGGATGACGGTTTTGAACTTTTTTTCTCATGCAAATATAGCTCCTGCTGATATACAAGGAATTATCATTTCGTCCGTCGTTCCACCAATTATGCATGCTATGGAAACGATGTGTGTGCGTTATTTTAATATTCGGCCGCTAATCGTTGGACCAGGTATTAAAACAGGTCTAAACGTAAAAGTCGACAACCCTCGCGAAATCGGCTCTGACCGTATCGTAAATGCCGTTGCCGCATCCGCAGAATATGGTACTCCGGTAATCGTGGTTGACTTTGGGACAGCTACAACCTTTTGCTATATTGATGAATCAGGTGTATATCAAGGCGGAGCAATTGCGCCAGGTATCATGATTTCAACAGAAGCTTTATATAATAGAGCCGCAAAACTACCTCGAGTAGACATTGCTGAATCAAGCCAAATCATCGGCAAATCAACCGTTGCTTCAATGCAGGCAGGAATCTTTTATGGCTTTGTTGGACAATGCGAAGGAATTATTAATGAAATGAAAAAACAATCTAATTCAAGCCCAGTCGTTGTTGCTACAGGAGGGCTTGCAAGGATGATAACCGAAAAATCTTCCACAGTAGATATCTTGGACCCATTTTTAACACTAAAG